The Streptomyces achromogenes genome window below encodes:
- the ald gene encoding alanine dehydrogenase encodes MIDVKVGIPREVKNNEFRVAITPAGVHELVRHGHQVVVERGAGVGSSITDEEYVSAGARILETADEVWATADLLLKVKEPIAEEYHRLRKDQTLFTYLHLAASKECTDALVASGTTAIAYETVELPSRALPLLAPMSEVAGRLAPQVGAYHLMRANGGRGVLPGGVPGVLAAKAVVIGGGVSGWNAAQIAIGMGFHVTLLDKDINKLKEADKVFGTKIQTVVSNAFELEKACLEADLVIGAVLIPGAKAPKLVTNELVSRMKPGSVLVDIAIDQGGCFEDSRPTTHAEPTFPVHDSVFYCVANMPGAVPNTSTYALTNATLPYIVELADKGWVEALRRDAALAKGLNAHDGKVVYREVAEAHGLEHVDLDTLLG; translated from the coding sequence GTGATCGACGTGAAGGTCGGCATCCCCCGCGAGGTCAAGAACAACGAGTTCCGGGTGGCCATCACCCCCGCCGGTGTGCACGAGCTCGTGCGCCACGGTCACCAGGTCGTCGTCGAACGGGGCGCCGGCGTCGGTTCGTCCATCACGGACGAGGAGTACGTGTCGGCCGGGGCGCGCATCCTGGAGACCGCCGACGAGGTGTGGGCCACGGCGGACCTGCTGTTGAAGGTCAAGGAGCCCATCGCCGAGGAGTACCACCGCCTCCGCAAGGACCAGACGCTCTTCACCTACCTGCACCTGGCCGCTTCCAAGGAGTGCACGGACGCCCTCGTCGCGTCCGGGACCACCGCGATCGCCTACGAGACCGTCGAGCTGCCGAGCCGCGCGCTCCCGCTGCTCGCCCCGATGTCCGAGGTCGCGGGCCGGCTCGCCCCCCAGGTCGGCGCCTATCACCTGATGCGCGCCAACGGGGGCCGCGGCGTGCTGCCGGGCGGCGTCCCGGGTGTGCTGGCCGCCAAGGCGGTCGTCATCGGCGGCGGCGTCTCCGGCTGGAACGCCGCGCAGATCGCCATCGGCATGGGCTTCCACGTCACCCTGCTCGACAAGGACATCAACAAGCTCAAGGAAGCCGACAAGGTCTTCGGCACGAAGATCCAGACCGTCGTCTCCAACGCCTTCGAGCTGGAGAAGGCCTGCCTCGAGGCGGACCTCGTGATCGGCGCTGTCCTCATCCCGGGCGCCAAGGCCCCGAAACTGGTCACCAACGAGCTGGTCTCCCGGATGAAGCCCGGGAGTGTCCTTGTCGACATCGCGATCGACCAGGGCGGCTGCTTCGAGGACTCCCGCCCGACCACCCACGCCGAGCCGACCTTCCCGGTCCACGACTCGGTCTTCTACTGCGTCGCCAACATGCCCGGCGCGGTCCCCAACACCTCCACCTACGCCCTCACCAACGCCACGCTGCCCTACATCGTCGAACTCGCCGACAAGGGCTGGGTCGAGGCGCTGCGCCGCGACGCCGCGCTGGCGAAGGGCCTCAACGCCCATGACGGCAAGGTCGTTTACCGCGAGGTCGCGGAGGCGCACGGACTGGAGCACGTGGACCTGGACACCCTGCTCGGCTGA
- a CDS encoding FAD-binding oxidoreductase gives MASPSKAGTALAALREDLVGDVFAPRDPGYDDARTVFNAMIDRRPAVIAQCVDEDDIVRTVRFARDLDLPVAVRGGGHSVAGMALGDGAVVVDLRHLRAVDVDPAARTVRVAGGATMSDLDRACEPHGLATTGGRASTTGVGGFVLGGGTGWLDRCHGLAVDNLLSADLVTADGRRVRASADEHPDLFWALHGGGGNFGIAASLTLRLHELPEFSIALLLYRPEFGPETTRTYRDVIAAGPDEASGAVLYLTGPPEEFVPPHLVGSLLCGVLLTYAGAEEDLRKLAEPLLALPHESEVVGAMPYADLQCMIDDPPGMRNYWSAEYLTGAPDDFVDVYCGLGESLPVPTGTMHALFPQGGAIGAGPHEYPVPYRDAPWGVHPFGLWADPADDARCEQWVRDVRAGVQPWSTGAVYLNFIGDEGADRVVAGVGAENARRLADLKRRYDPDNVFRFNHNIRPA, from the coding sequence ATGGCCTCCCCATCGAAGGCGGGCACGGCTCTCGCCGCGCTCCGCGAGGATCTGGTCGGCGACGTGTTCGCCCCGCGGGACCCGGGCTACGACGACGCCCGGACCGTCTTCAACGCGATGATCGACCGGCGGCCGGCGGTGATCGCCCAGTGCGTCGACGAGGACGACATCGTCCGCACCGTCCGCTTCGCCCGCGACCTGGACCTGCCGGTCGCGGTGCGCGGCGGCGGTCACAGCGTCGCCGGCATGGCCCTGGGCGACGGGGCCGTGGTGGTGGACCTGCGCCATCTGCGCGCCGTCGACGTCGATCCCGCCGCCCGGACGGTACGCGTCGCGGGCGGGGCCACCATGAGCGACCTGGACCGCGCCTGCGAGCCCCACGGTCTGGCCACGACCGGCGGCCGGGCCTCCACCACCGGCGTCGGCGGCTTCGTCCTCGGCGGCGGCACGGGCTGGCTGGACCGGTGCCACGGGCTGGCCGTGGACAACCTGCTGAGCGCCGACTTGGTGACCGCGGACGGCCGGCGGGTGCGGGCGAGCGCCGACGAGCACCCCGACCTCTTCTGGGCCCTGCACGGCGGCGGAGGCAACTTCGGCATCGCCGCCTCCCTCACCCTGAGGCTGCACGAACTGCCCGAGTTCTCCATCGCCCTGCTGCTGTACCGGCCCGAATTCGGCCCCGAGACCACCCGCACCTACCGGGACGTGATCGCCGCAGGCCCCGACGAGGCGAGCGGCGCGGTGCTGTACCTCACCGGCCCGCCCGAGGAGTTCGTCCCGCCGCACCTGGTGGGCTCACTGCTGTGCGGGGTGCTGCTGACGTACGCCGGGGCGGAGGAGGACCTGCGCAAACTGGCCGAACCGCTGCTGGCGCTGCCGCACGAGTCGGAGGTCGTCGGGGCCATGCCGTACGCCGACCTCCAGTGCATGATCGACGACCCGCCCGGCATGCGGAACTACTGGTCCGCGGAGTACCTGACGGGCGCGCCGGACGACTTCGTGGACGTCTACTGCGGACTCGGGGAGTCCCTGCCAGTGCCGACGGGCACCATGCACGCGCTGTTCCCGCAGGGCGGCGCGATCGGCGCCGGCCCGCACGAATACCCCGTGCCCTACCGTGACGCGCCCTGGGGCGTGCACCCCTTCGGGCTCTGGGCGGACCCGGCGGACGACGCCCGGTGCGAGCAGTGGGTCCGGGACGTGCGGGCCGGGGTGCAGCCGTGGAGCACGGGCGCGGTCTACCTGAACTTCATCGGCGACGAGGGCGCCGACCGGGTCGTGGCCGGGGTCGGCGCCGAGAACGCCCGGCGGCTCGCGGACCTGAAGCGGCGCTACGACCCGGACAACGTGTTCCGCTTCAACCACAACATCAGGCCGGCCTGA
- a CDS encoding CTP synthase: MTPKSTTTKHIFVTGGVASSLGKGLTASSLGMLLKARGLRVVMQKLDPYLNVDPGTMNPFQHGEVFVTNDGAETDLDIGHYERFLDRDLDGSANVTTGQVYNTVIAKERRGEYLGDTVQVIPHITNEIKHRIRRMATDEVDVVITEVGGTVGDIESLPFLETVRQVRHEVGRDNVFVVHISLLPYIGPSGELKTKPTQHSVAALRNIGIQPDAIVLRCDREVPTAIKRKISLMCDVDEDAVVACPDARSIYDIPKTVHGEGLDAYVVRKLDLPFRDVDWTTWDDLLDRVHNPDHEITLALVGKYIDLPDAYLSVTEALRAGGFANKARVKIKWVTSDDCKTPSGAKAQLADVDGVCIPGGFGDRGVLGKVGAIRYARENRIPLLGLCLGLQCIVIEAARNLADIGDANSTEFDPATAHPVISTMAEQLDIVAGEGDMGGTMRLGMYPAKLAEGSIVREVYDGKEYVEERHRHRYEVNNAYRAELEKQAGILFSGTSPDGKLVEYVEYPRDVHPYLVATQAHPELRSRPTRPHPLFAGLVKAAVERKTSK; encoded by the coding sequence ATGACGCCCAAATCCACGACGACCAAGCACATCTTCGTCACCGGGGGTGTCGCCTCCTCGCTCGGCAAGGGTCTGACGGCCTCCAGCCTCGGCATGCTGCTCAAGGCGCGCGGTCTTCGCGTGGTCATGCAGAAGCTCGACCCGTACCTGAACGTCGACCCTGGCACGATGAACCCCTTCCAGCACGGTGAGGTGTTCGTCACGAACGACGGCGCCGAGACGGACCTGGACATCGGACACTACGAGCGCTTCCTCGACCGTGACTTGGACGGCTCCGCCAACGTCACCACGGGCCAGGTCTACAACACGGTGATCGCCAAGGAGCGGCGCGGCGAGTACCTGGGCGACACCGTGCAGGTCATCCCGCACATCACCAACGAGATCAAGCACCGCATCCGCCGTATGGCGACGGACGAGGTGGACGTCGTGATCACCGAGGTGGGCGGCACGGTCGGCGACATCGAGTCGCTGCCGTTCCTCGAGACGGTCCGCCAGGTCCGGCACGAGGTCGGCCGGGACAACGTCTTCGTGGTGCACATCTCGCTCCTGCCGTACATCGGTCCCTCGGGTGAGCTGAAGACCAAGCCGACCCAGCACTCGGTAGCGGCGCTGCGCAACATCGGTATCCAGCCGGACGCGATCGTGCTGCGCTGCGACCGCGAGGTGCCGACCGCGATCAAGCGCAAGATCTCGCTGATGTGCGACGTCGACGAGGACGCGGTCGTGGCCTGCCCGGACGCCCGCTCGATCTACGACATCCCGAAGACCGTGCACGGCGAGGGCCTCGACGCCTACGTCGTCCGCAAGCTGGACCTGCCGTTCCGCGACGTGGACTGGACGACCTGGGACGACCTGCTCGACCGCGTCCACAACCCCGACCACGAGATCACGCTCGCCCTGGTCGGCAAGTACATCGACCTGCCCGACGCCTACCTCTCGGTCACCGAGGCGCTGCGCGCCGGCGGCTTCGCCAACAAGGCCCGCGTGAAGATCAAGTGGGTCACTTCGGACGACTGCAAGACCCCGTCCGGCGCCAAGGCACAGCTCGCCGACGTGGACGGCGTCTGCATCCCGGGCGGCTTCGGCGACCGCGGCGTGCTCGGCAAGGTCGGCGCGATCCGCTACGCCCGCGAGAACAGGATCCCGCTGCTCGGCCTCTGCCTGGGCCTGCAGTGCATCGTGATCGAGGCCGCGCGCAACCTGGCCGACATCGGCGACGCGAACTCCACCGAGTTCGACCCGGCCACCGCCCACCCGGTCATCTCCACCATGGCCGAGCAGCTCGACATCGTCGCGGGCGAGGGCGACATGGGCGGCACGATGCGCCTGGGCATGTATCCGGCCAAGCTGGCCGAAGGGTCCATCGTCCGCGAGGTGTACGACGGCAAGGAGTACGTGGAGGAGCGGCACCGGCACCGCTACGAGGTGAACAACGCCTACCGGGCCGAGCTCGAGAAGCAGGCGGGCATCCTGTTCTCCGGCACCTCCCCGGACGGCAAGCTGGTCGAGTACGTCGAGTACCCGCGTGACGTCCACCCCTACCTGGTCGCCACGCAGGCGCACCCCGAGCTGCGCTCCAGGCCCACGCGTCCGCACCCGCTGTTCGCCGGCCTGGTGAAGGCGGCCGTCGAGCGGAAGACTTCGAAGTAA
- a CDS encoding ParA family protein — protein sequence MRTRGPGSAGLEAVGSVAVRTFAAHQSQSSPQLALSALQSMDGHYVNAMAGDGSGAPHNHFADYDELPDGHFYDPDAEYEPDPEYAATLAPDAARQRRERVGPTGRPLPYFPIPGPLTEHGPAKIIAMCNQKGGVGKTTSTINLGAALAEYGRRVLLVDFDPQGALSVGLGVNPMELDLTVYNLLMERGMAADEVLLKTAVPNMDLLPSNIDLSAAEVQLVSEVARESTLQRALKPLMDDYDYIVIDCQPSLGLLTVNALTAAHKVIVPLECEFFALRGVALLTETIEKVQERLNPELELDGILATMYDSRTVHSREVLARVVEAFDDHVYHTVIGRTVRFPETTVAGEPITTYASNSVGAAAYRQLAREVLARCHAE from the coding sequence ATGCGTACGCGGGGCCCGGGTTCCGCGGGGCTCGAGGCTGTCGGCTCCGTCGCTGTCCGAACCTTCGCAGCCCACCAGAGCCAGAGCAGCCCCCAGTTGGCTCTGTCAGCACTCCAGAGCATGGATGGCCATTACGTGAACGCCATGGCCGGCGACGGAAGTGGCGCGCCCCACAACCACTTCGCCGACTACGACGAACTGCCCGACGGGCACTTCTACGACCCCGACGCCGAATACGAGCCGGATCCGGAGTACGCGGCCACGCTCGCGCCCGACGCGGCCCGACAGCGCCGTGAGCGCGTCGGTCCGACCGGACGCCCGCTGCCGTACTTCCCGATCCCGGGCCCGCTGACCGAACACGGCCCCGCGAAGATCATCGCGATGTGCAACCAGAAGGGCGGCGTGGGCAAGACCACGTCGACCATCAACCTGGGTGCCGCGCTTGCGGAGTACGGACGGCGCGTGCTGCTCGTGGACTTCGACCCGCAGGGCGCGCTGTCGGTGGGACTCGGCGTCAATCCGATGGAGCTCGACCTCACCGTCTACAACCTGCTCATGGAGCGGGGCATGGCGGCGGACGAGGTGCTCCTGAAGACCGCGGTCCCCAACATGGACCTGCTGCCCAGCAACATCGACCTGTCGGCCGCCGAGGTGCAGCTGGTCTCCGAGGTCGCGCGCGAGTCCACGCTCCAGCGTGCGCTCAAGCCGCTGATGGACGACTACGACTACATCGTCATCGACTGCCAGCCCTCGCTCGGCCTGCTCACCGTCAACGCCCTGACGGCCGCCCACAAGGTGATCGTGCCGCTGGAGTGCGAGTTCTTCGCGCTGCGCGGTGTGGCCCTGCTGACCGAGACCATCGAGAAGGTCCAGGAGCGGCTCAACCCAGAGCTGGAGCTCGACGGGATCCTGGCGACCATGTACGACTCGCGCACCGTGCACAGCCGCGAGGTGCTCGCGCGGGTCGTCGAGGCCTTCGACGACCACGTCTACCACACGGTCATCGGGCGCACGGTCCGCTTCCCGGAGACCACGGTCGCCGGTGAGCCGATCACCACGTACGCGTCCAACTCCGTCGGCGCCGCCGCCTACCGTCAGCTCGCCAGGGAGGTGCTCGCCCGGTGTCACGCCGAGTGA
- a CDS encoding NUDIX domain-containing protein gives MTIKDTPEAWEIRATTTPFTGAKTSVRTDEVVMPDGSVVRRDYQVHPGSVAVLAVDDEGRVLLIKQYRHPVRHKLWEIPAGLLDVPGENPLHAAQRELYEEAHVKAEDWRVLTDVYTTPGGCDESVRIFLARNLSEVQGRRFEVEDEEADMEHARVPVAELVRAVLAGDVHNTCLVVGVLSLVAAENGDGLDALRPAEAPWPARPFEA, from the coding sequence ATGACGATCAAGGACACCCCCGAGGCGTGGGAGATCCGGGCGACGACGACCCCGTTCACGGGCGCCAAGACCTCCGTCCGCACCGACGAGGTGGTCATGCCCGACGGGTCGGTGGTCCGCCGGGACTACCAGGTGCACCCCGGGTCCGTGGCCGTCCTCGCCGTCGACGACGAGGGCCGGGTGCTGCTCATCAAGCAGTACCGGCACCCGGTGCGGCACAAGCTGTGGGAGATCCCGGCCGGCCTGCTCGACGTGCCGGGCGAGAACCCGCTGCACGCGGCGCAGCGCGAGCTGTACGAGGAGGCGCACGTCAAGGCGGAGGACTGGCGGGTCCTCACCGACGTGTACACGACCCCCGGCGGCTGCGACGAGTCCGTGCGGATCTTCCTGGCCCGCAACCTCTCCGAGGTGCAGGGGCGGCGTTTCGAGGTGGAGGACGAGGAGGCCGACATGGAGCACGCGCGCGTGCCGGTCGCCGAACTCGTCCGAGCCGTGCTGGCGGGCGACGTGCACAACACCTGCCTCGTCGTCGGCGTCCTGTCGCTGGTCGCCGCGGAGAACGGCGACGGGCTCGACGCGCTGCGCCCGGCGGAGGCGCCGTGGCCGGCGCGGCCGTTCGAGGCCTGA
- a CDS encoding tetratricopeptide repeat protein, whose product MTDQAVDTGGVQLSGHAATEGHFLGRTRELKELRADIERTGLDTISGRKAPRARVLLIAGRPGSGRSALAGELVRQVAGRYPDGVLCARLAEPDGTPVPVERAARELLAALDVPTPPGADQDDLAALLRETLAERRALLLLDDAAGAEQVDALLPDAPQCLLVAVSAGPLTGIADVRPCTLGGLDTKSALELLTRYTGSVRITVDPRSAEQLVEACQGQPAALKLAGGWLAARPKAAVADLAKQLHAEGDEGTPLSRVFRLVHTALPAPAARILRLLSLAPAGLADPHTASALAGCSVGAARTTLDDLVALGLLRALDSPLPQYEVPGCLHSLLRTAAEAYERPAELQLARARMLERTVRLLQSCRAITETDSPQAREKLQVMPRALRFPTPRAAADWLQARRPALLASARLAVADGELDTLARRLMSQLVRAMVAHLGTQAAAPDLYGIHQLVLDVAERRRLPREKAAALLNLADVDARTGRTAEALVRYRAALDAGREANDPYAIGRAMESVGGAHLELGDYDRAADWFGRALAQRLARDERADAARLYGRIATAHTYAARYGEAQRAWRAAVAGHRKNDDVGAHARALSELARVQEYAGRPEESLRTCQEAAEWAGRAEDTRLQAALQLRLADTLERLGDAAAARLHRGAAERILGEEPSDGAEEPDRPENTEDACEIRSASPKD is encoded by the coding sequence GTGACGGATCAGGCAGTGGACACAGGCGGCGTGCAGCTGTCCGGACACGCTGCGACAGAGGGCCATTTCCTGGGCCGTACCCGGGAGTTGAAGGAACTGCGCGCCGACATCGAGCGCACCGGTCTGGACACCATCTCCGGGCGCAAGGCGCCCCGCGCGCGGGTCCTGCTCATCGCCGGCCGGCCCGGCTCGGGCCGCTCCGCGCTCGCCGGGGAACTCGTACGCCAGGTCGCCGGCCGCTACCCGGACGGCGTCCTGTGCGCCCGCCTCGCCGAGCCCGACGGCACACCCGTGCCGGTCGAGCGCGCCGCCCGTGAACTGCTCGCCGCGCTGGACGTGCCCACCCCGCCCGGCGCGGACCAGGACGACCTCGCGGCCCTGCTGCGGGAAACCCTCGCGGAGCGCCGCGCGCTGCTCCTGCTGGACGACGCGGCCGGCGCCGAACAGGTCGACGCCCTGCTCCCGGACGCCCCGCAGTGCCTGCTCGTCGCCGTGTCCGCCGGCCCCCTCACCGGCATCGCGGACGTCCGTCCCTGCACCCTCGGCGGCCTGGACACCAAGTCCGCCCTCGAACTGCTGACCCGGTACACCGGCTCGGTCCGCATCACCGTGGACCCGCGCTCCGCCGAACAGCTCGTGGAGGCGTGCCAGGGCCAGCCCGCCGCGCTGAAGCTGGCCGGCGGCTGGCTCGCCGCCCGCCCCAAGGCGGCCGTCGCCGACCTCGCCAAGCAGCTCCACGCGGAGGGCGACGAGGGCACCCCGCTCAGCCGCGTCTTCCGCCTCGTGCACACCGCGCTGCCCGCCCCCGCCGCCCGGATACTGCGACTGCTCTCCCTGGCGCCGGCCGGCCTCGCCGACCCGCACACCGCCTCCGCGCTGGCCGGCTGCTCGGTGGGCGCCGCCCGCACCACCCTGGACGACCTCGTCGCCCTCGGCCTGCTGCGGGCCCTGGACTCCCCGTTGCCCCAGTACGAGGTGCCCGGCTGCCTGCACTCCCTGCTGCGGACCGCCGCCGAGGCCTACGAGCGCCCCGCCGAGCTCCAGCTCGCCCGCGCCCGCATGCTGGAGCGCACGGTGCGGCTGCTGCAGTCCTGCCGGGCCATCACCGAGACCGACAGCCCCCAGGCCCGCGAGAAGCTCCAGGTCATGCCCCGGGCGCTGCGCTTCCCCACACCGCGGGCGGCCGCCGACTGGCTGCAGGCCCGTCGCCCGGCCCTGCTCGCCTCGGCCCGCCTCGCGGTCGCCGACGGCGAGCTGGACACCCTCGCCCGCCGCCTGATGTCCCAGCTGGTCAGGGCGATGGTCGCGCATCTCGGCACCCAGGCCGCCGCGCCGGACCTGTACGGGATCCACCAGCTCGTCCTCGACGTCGCCGAGCGTCGCCGGCTGCCCCGGGAGAAGGCCGCCGCGCTGCTGAACCTGGCCGACGTCGACGCGAGGACCGGGCGCACGGCGGAGGCGCTGGTGCGCTACCGGGCCGCCCTTGACGCCGGACGCGAGGCGAACGACCCGTATGCGATCGGCCGCGCGATGGAATCCGTAGGGGGCGCGCATCTCGAGCTCGGGGACTACGACCGGGCCGCGGACTGGTTCGGCCGGGCCCTGGCCCAGCGCCTGGCCCGCGACGAGCGCGCCGACGCCGCCCGCCTCTACGGCCGCATCGCCACCGCGCACACCTACGCGGCCCGCTACGGCGAGGCGCAGCGGGCCTGGCGGGCCGCGGTCGCCGGACACCGCAAGAACGACGATGTGGGGGCGCACGCACGGGCGTTGAGCGAGCTGGCCAGGGTCCAGGAGTACGCGGGCCGGCCCGAGGAGTCGCTGCGCACCTGCCAGGAAGCGGCCGAGTGGGCCGGGCGCGCCGAGGACACGCGCCTGCAGGCCGCGCTGCAGCTGAGGCTGGCCGACACCCTGGAGCGCCTCGGCGACGCGGCGGCGGCCCGCCTGCACCGCGGCGCGGCCGAGCGCATCCTGGGAGAGGAGCCGTCGGACGGCGCCGAAGAGCCCGATCGACCGGAGAACACCGAGGATGCCTGCGAAATCCGTAGCGCATCTCCGAAGGATTGA
- a CDS encoding LLM class F420-dependent oxidoreductase yields MDFSVVAVAREDDSPVDEPLRVAALADRLGYREVWAGEGPTWDAFVLAAALGRVTGRATLTAGPVPVSVRDPYSLARGAASVAAVTGGRPVGVALGTSSRRVVEGVHGLPRTRPAAVLEETAGTVRALLHAEPGEPVVVGSPFRRRLPPPGGPLTVAAFGDRAIATAAAHADRMLLDVVSPEQVRELRGKLDAAAERAGRPRPALAAWLPAAVDPAPESLTQVLGGIAGYLTVPGYREVFAEAGFGAAVDLAAAGADRAALVRALPAAAAATVGLVGDLDAVRARIDDYARAGLDEIALVPATDGDPAGERTLTALRPA; encoded by the coding sequence ATGGACTTCAGTGTGGTTGCCGTGGCACGTGAGGACGACAGCCCCGTCGACGAGCCGCTGCGGGTGGCGGCGCTCGCCGACCGGCTCGGCTACCGGGAGGTGTGGGCCGGCGAAGGACCGACCTGGGACGCCTTCGTGCTGGCCGCCGCCCTCGGCCGGGTCACCGGACGGGCGACGCTGACGGCGGGACCGGTCCCGGTGTCCGTGCGCGACCCGTACAGCCTCGCCCGGGGCGCCGCCTCCGTCGCCGCCGTCACCGGCGGACGGCCGGTCGGCGTGGCGCTGGGCACCTCCAGCAGGCGGGTGGTCGAAGGCGTGCACGGGCTGCCCCGGACGCGTCCCGCCGCCGTGCTCGAGGAGACGGCCGGGACCGTCCGGGCCCTGCTGCACGCCGAGCCCGGTGAGCCGGTGGTGGTCGGCAGCCCCTTCCGGCGTCGGCTCCCGCCGCCCGGCGGCCCGCTCACCGTGGCCGCGTTCGGAGACCGTGCGATCGCGACGGCCGCCGCACACGCCGACAGGATGCTGCTGGACGTCGTCTCACCCGAACAGGTGCGCGAGCTGCGTGGCAAGCTGGACGCGGCGGCAGAGCGGGCGGGGCGGCCGCGGCCCGCGCTCGCCGCCTGGCTGCCCGCGGCCGTCGACCCGGCGCCCGAGTCGCTCACCCAGGTCCTCGGCGGCATCGCCGGCTATCTGACGGTGCCCGGGTACCGCGAGGTGTTCGCCGAGGCCGGTTTCGGCGCGGCCGTGGACCTCGCGGCGGCCGGCGCCGACCGTGCCGCCCTGGTCCGGGCTCTGCCGGCGGCGGCCGCCGCCACCGTCGGCCTGGTCGGCGACCTGGACGCCGTGCGCGCCCGGATCGACGACTACGCCCGGGCGGGCCTCGACGAGATCGCGCTCGTCCCGGCCACCGACGGCGACCCGGCGGGGGAGCGGACCCTGACGGCGCTCAGGCCGGCCTGA
- a CDS encoding glycoside hydrolase family 15 protein produces MAGRIEDYALIGDMQTAALVCRDGTVDWLCLPRFDSHAIFAGLLGTEEHGFWRLGPAHASDAPPPRAARRTYRSDSLILESEWDTPRGTVRVTDFMPPRDGAPQLIRIVEGVSGRVPMRSALRMRFSYGRVVPWVHKHEGRTVAVAGPDSVWFDTDCETYGKALTTYADFTVAPGDRIAFTISWEPSHKQPPPLPEPEQSLQATEDFWREWVEHCTYHGPYREAVIRSLITLKALTYGPTGGIVAAPTTSLPEDIGGVRNWDYRYTWLRDAAITLSSLLRTGYREEARAWREWLLRAVAGDPENLQIMYGIAGERELGEAELDWLPGYENSAPVRVGNGAAHQLQLDVYGEVTEALHLGHMTGLARNDYASLLQLKLIRYLEQHWDEPDEGIWEVRGPRRHFVHSKVMAWVAVDRTIKLIESGDADGPLEKWRELRDDIHRDVCEKGYDKERNTFTQSYGSKELDASLLLIPQMGFLPPDDKRVIGTIEAIQRELSTPDGFILRYPTSGGDEGVDGLPGDEGAFLACSFWMADDLAMIGRVDEARKLFEKLLSLRNDLGLLAEEWDPRLQRQVGNFPQAFSHVPLIDTALRLTASGAYGG; encoded by the coding sequence GTGGCCGGGCGCATCGAAGACTACGCACTCATCGGAGACATGCAGACCGCGGCATTGGTCTGCCGGGACGGCACAGTGGACTGGCTGTGCCTGCCCCGCTTCGACTCGCACGCGATCTTCGCAGGTCTGCTCGGCACCGAGGAACACGGCTTCTGGCGCCTCGGCCCCGCGCACGCCTCCGACGCGCCCCCGCCCCGCGCGGCCCGGCGCACCTACCGGAGCGACTCGCTCATCCTGGAGTCGGAGTGGGACACCCCCCGCGGGACGGTCCGCGTGACCGATTTCATGCCCCCTCGCGACGGCGCCCCCCAGCTCATCCGGATCGTCGAGGGCGTCTCGGGCCGCGTCCCCATGCGCTCCGCGCTGCGCATGCGGTTCTCCTACGGGCGGGTCGTGCCGTGGGTGCACAAGCACGAGGGCCGCACGGTGGCCGTCGCGGGCCCCGACTCGGTGTGGTTCGACACCGACTGCGAGACCTACGGCAAGGCGCTGACGACGTACGCCGACTTCACGGTCGCGCCGGGTGACCGGATCGCGTTCACGATCTCCTGGGAGCCCTCGCACAAGCAGCCGCCGCCGCTCCCGGAACCCGAGCAGTCGCTCCAGGCCACCGAGGACTTCTGGCGCGAGTGGGTCGAGCACTGCACGTACCACGGCCCCTACCGCGAGGCCGTGATCCGCTCGCTGATCACGCTGAAGGCGCTGACGTACGGGCCGACCGGCGGTATCGTCGCCGCGCCCACCACCTCCCTGCCCGAGGACATCGGCGGTGTCCGCAACTGGGACTACCGCTACACCTGGCTGCGCGACGCGGCCATCACGCTGTCCTCGCTGCTGCGCACCGGCTACCGCGAGGAGGCCCGCGCCTGGCGCGAGTGGCTGCTGCGCGCGGTCGCCGGCGACCCCGAGAACCTGCAGATCATGTACGGCATCGCGGGCGAGCGCGAGCTGGGCGAGGCCGAGCTGGACTGGCTGCCGGGCTACGAGAACTCCGCCCCGGTCCGGGTCGGCAACGGCGCGGCGCACCAGCTCCAGCTGGACGTGTACGGCGAGGTCACCGAGGCCCTGCACCTCGGCCACATGACGGGCCTGGCCCGCAACGACTACGCCTCCCTCCTCCAGCTGAAGCTGATCCGCTACCTCGAGCAGCACTGGGACGAGCCGGACGAGGGCATCTGGGAGGTGCGCGGCCCGCGCCGCCACTTCGTGCACTCCAAGGTCATGGCCTGGGTCGCCGTCGACCGGACGATCAAGCTGATCGAGTCCGGCGACGCCGACGGTCCGCTGGAGAAGTGGCGCGAACTGCGCGACGACATCCACCGGGACGTCTGCGAGAAGGGCTACGACAAGGAGCGCAACACCTTCACCCAGTCCTACGGCTCCAAGGAGCTGGACGCGTCGTTGCTGCTCATCCCGCAGATGGGCTTCCTGCCGCCGGACGACAAGCGGGTCATCGGCACCATCGAGGCGATCCAGCGCGAGCTGTCCACCCCGGACGGCTTCATCCTGCGCTACCCGACCTCGGGCGGCGACGAGGGCGTCGACGGCCTGCCCGGAGACGAGGGCGCCTTCCTGGCCTGCTCGTTCTGGATGGCCGACGACCTCGCGATGATCGGCCGCGTCGACGAGGCCCGCAAGCTGTTCGAGAAGCTCCTGTCGCTGCGCAACGACCTCGGTCTGCTCGCCGAGGAGTGGGACCCTCGCCTGCAGCGCCAGGTCGGCAACTTCCCGCAGGCCTTCAGCCACGTCCCGCTGATCGACACCGCGCTGCGCCTGACGGCGTCGGGGGCGTACGGCGGCTGA